The sequence CGAAACTGGTCGGTGTCGACTTCGCTCGCTACGACCCCGAGACCCGGACGGTCGAGCGGGGCGACAGCGAGTTCGTCGACCGCCTCAGCGACGCCGCGTTCCCGTCGGTCGAGTGGTGATTTTGGCCACCGAGTAGTGATGCTGTCCGTCGAGTGGTGATGCTGTCCGTCGAGTGGTGAACGGTCGCTACCGGCCGACACCGGCTCGGTGACAACGGCATCTCGCCGGCCGGGGGAGATTTCGGTAGGTGCGGTACGTTAGTACTCGGTCCCCCGCCGCGCCCGCTGCCCGGCGTCGATGGGGTGTTTCTCCTTGCCGACGCGCGTCACGAGGTCCGCGGCGTCGTAGACGTACTCGGGTTCGGTGTGGCTCCCCGTCAGCACCAGTTCGAGGTTCTCGGGTTTCGCGTCGACGAGGTCGAGCACGTCCGCCTCGTCGAGGAGTCCCTGGTCGACGGCGTACAGCACCTCGTCGAGGACGAGCAGGTGAACGCCGTCCTCGGGGGGGCCGTCGAGCGGGAGCGGCGAGTCGAGGTCGGCGTCGTTCGCGGCGGCGACGAGTTCCTGCGCGCGTTCGAGTCCGCCCCGCGCCTTCGCGCGGTGGTCGTCGTCGTCGCTGCCGTCTCTGAGGCCGTGCCAGCCGTAGTGGCCGGTGTTCTCGTAGCTGAAGCCGGGCATCGCCGCGACAGCGTTGTACTCGCCGCGGACGGCGTCGACGCTGTCCGCGCCGCCCTTCATGAACTGGAGCATGTGGACGCGGAAGCCGTGACCCGCGGCGCGGAAGCCCATCCCCATCGCCGCCGTCGTCTTCCCCTTCCCGTCGCCCCACCACACCTGCACGAGGCCGAACTCCTCGGGGGCGCTCGGTTCGATGTCGCGGGCTTCGGGTGTCACGCCGCGGCCGGGGGTGTTCTTTCGCAGTTCGTCTTTCGAGGTGGTGTCGTCTGTCATCGATAATCGGTCATCGGTCGCCGGTCAGTTCGAGATAGAGCGCCGCGCTCCACGAGAAGCGGTCGCTTCCGCGCCCCGCGCCCGTCTCGGGGTTGAAGTACTCGCGGAACCCCTCGCGCTCGACGAGGCGGCGGCTGTCTCGGTCGATTCGGTCGGCGAAGTCGGTCGCGCCGTAGCGACGCAGGCCGTCGGCGACGAGCCAGTTCGTGTTTATCCAGACCGGGCCGCGCCAGTAGCGGTCGGGGTCGAACGCCTCGCCGACGTAGGAGGGGACGGCGAACTCGTGGGCGAAAAAGTCGTCGCGGAGCGTCCGACGGAGCCGTTCGAACTGCTCGTTCGTCGGAATCTCGCCGAACAGCGCGGCGAGTCCCGCGACGGAGTTCGCTTCGAGCTTCCGGTCGCCGACGCGGTCGTAGGAGATGAACGTCTCCGACCCCTCGTCCCAGAGTCGGTCCCGAATCGCCTCGCGGGACCGGTCGGCCTGCTCGCGCCACGTCGTCGCCGCCGTGTCGTCGCCGCGGGCGGCCGACAGCGCCGCGAGGTCGTCGCAGGCGCGGACGAAGATGGCGTTCGTCAGCGCGTCTTCGACGAGGAACGGACACGACTCGCGGAGGGAGCGTTCGTCCCAGTCGGCGGCGCGGGCCGAGCGCACGAGCGAGACGTAGCGGTCGTAGTCCCAGTCGCTCGGTCGCTGGTCGGCTAACTCGTCGGACTTGCGGTCCTCGCGCTCGTACTCGACTTCGCCGGGGTCGAACGCCGCCAGCGGTTCGGTCCACGCGGGCGAGTCGTCCATCCCCGTCTCCCACGGGTGGCGGACGTAAACCACCTTTCGGTCGAACGACCGCTCGCGGACCCACCACTCCAGGTGGCGTTCCAGCGCCGGATAGACGGAGTCGAGAAAGTCGTCGTCGCCGGTCGCCTCGTAGACGCGCCGGGCCGCGGGGACGACCATCGGCGGTTGGGTGATGCCGCTGGTGGCGACCCCGTCGACGTCGACGCCCCACTCTTCTGGCCCGGGGAAGTAGCCCTCGGCGTCGGTGTGGAAGACGATGTGCGGGAGCAGGCCGTTCTCCCACGTCGCCGCGCAGAGCGACTTTAGCTCCTCTTTCGCCGCCTCCGGTTCGACGCCCGCGAGGCCGAGCGCGATGAAGGCGGAGTCCCAGTTCCACTGGAAGGGGTAGAGCGTCGCCGACGGGATGGTGTAGCCCTCGGCGCGGTTCGACCGGAGCACGTCGAGTGCCTCGGTTCGGCGCGTTGCCGTGTCGGTCGTGCGGTCGTCTCTCATGAGTGCGTAGTGCACACCGTCCCGCGAGTAGCTATCGGTTCCGACGACCACGTTCGACCTCATCAGGGGAAAGTCAAGTACCCATTTGACAGTACAGAAGAGGTTTATCACCTCCCCAAGACGGTCGGGCATGGACCTCCACCGACGCCGCCTACTCGGACTCTCCGCCGCCGGATTAGCTGGGTTAGCCGGCTGTGCGACGTTCGCCGCCGAATCCGCCGACCCTGCTGACCCCGCCGACCGAGCGACCTCGACGCCGCAGGACGGAGACGAAACGCCGACCGACGACGAGGAACGACCCGCGTACGCCGAAGGTATCCCGGATCTCGACTGGACGGACATCGTCGACCTCGAAACCGCGCCGCTGACGCTCGCACTCTCGTCGACGAGTTACAGCACCCACGACGAAGCACAGGTCTTCCTCTGGTTCGAGGAGACGGCGACCGAGGAACATCCCGCGAAGATTCGCGCGCGACTCGTGAACCAGAACGACTTCCCCAACACCTTCAGACTGCCAGAGACGCCACCGTTCGGGCAGGTGAATCGGTTCAGCGACGAACCACGAAAGCCGGGCGAAGAGTACGCCGGCCACGAGGGCAGGAATCGAGTCGAACTCGTCCTCGCTCCGACCGAGAACCACGAACTCGTGGAGACCGCCACGAAGTACGAACTCGCCGACGACGGTACGTGGCGACTCGCGTCGGACTCGCCCAGAATCGAGTTTCCGAAGACGGTTCAACTCGAACCCGGCGAGTACGTCAACGGCGAGTACGTCCTCGTTGGGCGACCGCAGGGCGTCGAGTACGGCCGCCCGACCGGCACGTACAAGTTCCGGTCGCTCGACGACGGCTTCGAGATTACCGCGTGGGAGACCGACTCGCCGGGCCCAAACGAAGAATCCCGCTTCGCCGGAACGGACCTCCCGCCGCTCTCCGAGGAGTCGGAAGTCGCGTGGTACCACGATGCAGACGAGTCGACTCCCTCGTACGTACTGCCCGAACGCGAAGAGACCGACCTGCCCACAGCGGTTCGGTTTACGTTCGTCAACCACGACCGCGAGTCGACATCTTGCGGGCACTGGAACCTGTACAAGCTGGTCGATGACGAGTGGTTTCACATTGGACCACGAGCACACTTCACAATCTGTCACAGTCTTCGGGCCGGCGGCACGGTCACGTGGACGCTCCAGGCGTTCCACGGAGAATCAATTCCGCCCCACGAGAGCCGAAGTCTGAGTATCGGCCACATCGGCGGCGGGACGTACGCTGCGGTCGCGGGCTACGGTCACGCGACGCCAGAGAGCGGTGCACTACTCGAAATCGATGCGCCGAACGTGGAGATTACGCCGACCGACGACGTGGAACGCGAACGCGACGGTGAGACGATGACACTGACTGCCCCCGAGTACGGCGCGGCCCACGAACACACGGTGGACGCGACGCTCACCGTCACCGAGACGGAGAAGGAACCCGACCGGACGCTCGTCGCCGAGCAAGTGATGCAGGAGCCGTATGGCCCACTTCGCAATGTCGTCGCGGAGTTCGAGCGCGGAGACAACGTCGAACGCGTCGTGATGCGGACCGACGGTTACGGGGTCAAGGACATCCTCGGGCCCGAGGAATCGCGTCAGCGTATCCGAGTCCGCGGAACGACGTACGAACTAGTGGCGGAGCGAGACGAGGAGTAAAAACGGCAGAGACGGCGTCAATCACCGGACGCTTCGCCGCTGCCGAGTCGCCGCCACCTCGTCGACGAACCGGTCGAACGCCCCGCTCTCGGGGTGGACGTGCGCGTAGGTGCCGAGCGTTCGATACTCCGTCAGGCCGTCGTGGTCGCCGTCGATTCCCTTCCCGCGAACCACGTCGAACGCGTACCGGGCGTCGGTCGCCGGGTCGGCCTCCGAGTAGTGGAACTCGTGAGCGCGGAGCGTCCGCCCCTCGGGGCAGGTGAGCGCCTCTTCCTTCCCTCGGAGTTCGACGTGGTCGAGCGCCTGATACCGGTCGCGCATCGTCACGTCGGCGGGCAG is a genomic window of Haloprofundus halophilus containing:
- a CDS encoding amylo-alpha-1,6-glucosidase is translated as MRDDRTTDTATRRTEALDVLRSNRAEGYTIPSATLYPFQWNWDSAFIALGLAGVEPEAAKEELKSLCAATWENGLLPHIVFHTDAEGYFPGPEEWGVDVDGVATSGITQPPMVVPAARRVYEATGDDDFLDSVYPALERHLEWWVRERSFDRKVVYVRHPWETGMDDSPAWTEPLAAFDPGEVEYEREDRKSDELADQRPSDWDYDRYVSLVRSARAADWDERSLRESCPFLVEDALTNAIFVRACDDLAALSAARGDDTAATTWREQADRSREAIRDRLWDEGSETFISYDRVGDRKLEANSVAGLAALFGEIPTNEQFERLRRTLRDDFFAHEFAVPSYVGEAFDPDRYWRGPVWINTNWLVADGLRRYGATDFADRIDRDSRRLVEREGFREYFNPETGAGRGSDRFSWSAALYLELTGDR
- a CDS encoding cob(I)yrinic acid a,c-diamide adenosyltransferase — its product is MTDDTTSKDELRKNTPGRGVTPEARDIEPSAPEEFGLVQVWWGDGKGKTTAAMGMGFRAAGHGFRVHMLQFMKGGADSVDAVRGEYNAVAAMPGFSYENTGHYGWHGLRDGSDDDDHRAKARGGLERAQELVAAANDADLDSPLPLDGPPEDGVHLLVLDEVLYAVDQGLLDEADVLDLVDAKPENLELVLTGSHTEPEYVYDAADLVTRVGKEKHPIDAGQRARRGTEY